One Pseudomonas sp. FP1742 genomic window carries:
- a CDS encoding DUF1810 domain-containing protein, producing the protein MRSTDQLDAFNLPRFVQAQDPVFEWVQEELRAGQKRRHWMWFIFPQFAGLGDSEMSRYFAIRSSEEATAYLEHPLLGPRLRMCTQLVLDIPQSSITRIFGHPDNLKFHSSMTLFAQVSPKGSLFHQALDQYFHGIPDDWTLSLLDSKQAQLPPNQR; encoded by the coding sequence ATGAGAAGTACCGATCAGCTCGACGCTTTCAATTTGCCACGCTTCGTCCAGGCGCAGGATCCTGTGTTCGAGTGGGTGCAGGAGGAACTGCGCGCCGGCCAGAAACGTCGGCACTGGATGTGGTTCATCTTTCCGCAGTTTGCCGGGTTGGGTGATAGCGAAATGTCCCGCTACTTTGCCATTCGCTCCAGTGAAGAAGCCACGGCGTACCTGGAGCATCCGTTGCTGGGTCCACGCTTGCGCATGTGCACGCAACTGGTTCTGGACATCCCGCAAAGCTCGATCACCAGGATTTTCGGTCACCCCGACAACCTCAAGTTCCACTCATCGATGACGCTGTTCGCCCAGGTTTCGCCAAAAGGCAGCCTGTTCCATCAGGCGCTGGATCAATATTTTCACGGCATACCGGACGACTGGACGCTGTCGCTGCTGGACTCAAAACAGGCCCAGTTGCCCCCCAATCAGCGTTGA
- a CDS encoding aldo/keto reductase, translating into MRTLELAGSHVPVIGQGTWHMGEERSRHTKEVAALRLGIELGMTLIDTAEMYAEGGAEEVVGEAITGLRDQVFLVSKVYPHNASRRGIPQACERSLRRLNTDYIDLYLLHWRGEYPLEETVEAFERLREDGKISRWGVSNFDLDDLDELASPACATNQVLYNLEERGIEFDLLPWSQRQKMPVMAYCPIGQGGYMLANPILKQVAARHEATPAQVALAWILRQNGVIAIPKAVHPEHVRLNAQAAHLRLEAGDLEALDQAFRAPQRKQRLAMV; encoded by the coding sequence ATGCGCACTCTTGAGCTGGCCGGCAGCCATGTGCCGGTCATCGGCCAAGGCACCTGGCACATGGGGGAGGAGCGCTCCCGACACACCAAGGAAGTTGCAGCGCTGCGCCTGGGCATCGAGTTGGGCATGACCCTGATCGACACCGCTGAAATGTACGCCGAAGGGGGCGCCGAAGAGGTAGTGGGTGAAGCTATCACCGGTCTGCGTGACCAGGTTTTCCTGGTCAGCAAGGTCTACCCCCACAACGCCAGCCGCAGAGGTATCCCCCAGGCCTGCGAACGCAGCCTACGCCGGCTGAACACCGATTACATCGATCTTTATCTGTTGCACTGGCGCGGCGAGTATCCCCTTGAGGAAACCGTCGAAGCCTTCGAACGCCTGCGTGAAGACGGCAAGATCAGCCGTTGGGGCGTGTCCAACTTCGACCTGGACGACCTGGATGAACTGGCCTCACCGGCCTGCGCCACCAATCAGGTGCTGTATAACCTGGAAGAACGCGGCATCGAATTCGATCTGCTGCCCTGGAGCCAACGGCAAAAGATGCCGGTGATGGCCTACTGTCCGATCGGCCAGGGCGGGTACATGCTGGCCAATCCAATACTCAAACAGGTTGCCGCCCGTCACGAGGCGACACCTGCGCAGGTAGCGCTGGCATGGATTCTGCGTCAGAACGGGGTGATCGCCATCCCCAAAGCGGTCCACCCCGAGCATGTGCGGCTCAACGCACAAGCGGCGCATTTGCGCCTGGAGGCTGGGGATCTGGAGGCGCTGGACCAAGCGTTTCGCGCGCCACAACGCAAGCAGCGGTTGGCCATGGTCTGA
- a CDS encoding aldose epimerase family protein, translating to MLQSRHLLSGLGLSLMIATLSAHATGLSSEQKAFGKTNDGTPVEQYILRNSHGLQATVITYGGILQSLKVPDKNGKLDDVVLGFDDVQGYQSGTAFFGATIGRFGNRLANGAFELDGKRFQVPLNDGSNSLHGGAQGFDKRVWKAEPSKGKDSVGVTLTYLSADGEMGFPGNLKTEVTYSLTENNELRIDYKASTDKPTVLNLTNHSYFNLAGAGNGDVLKQLATLHAARYTPVTGKLIPTGELAPVAGTPMDFTQPTAIGQHIKADHPQLKFAEPKQGGFDFNWVLDAKGDVGKLAADVSDPQSGRRLQLYTTEPGVQFYTSNFLDGTVKGKAGKIYPHWGAFTLETQHYPDSPNQPNFPSTRLDPGKTYAQTTVFRFSAR from the coding sequence ATGCTTCAATCCCGACACCTGCTCTCCGGCCTCGGACTGTCCCTGATGATCGCCACCCTCTCCGCTCACGCCACTGGCTTGTCCAGCGAACAGAAAGCCTTCGGCAAAACCAATGACGGCACGCCCGTCGAACAATACATTTTGCGCAACAGCCATGGCCTGCAGGCCACGGTCATTACTTACGGCGGGATTCTCCAGTCGCTGAAAGTGCCGGATAAAAACGGCAAGCTCGACGATGTGGTGCTCGGTTTCGACGACGTGCAGGGTTATCAAAGTGGCACGGCGTTTTTCGGCGCGACCATCGGCCGCTTCGGCAATCGCTTGGCCAACGGCGCCTTCGAGCTGGATGGCAAGCGCTTTCAAGTGCCGCTCAACGACGGCAGCAATTCGCTGCACGGCGGGGCTCAAGGTTTCGACAAGCGGGTGTGGAAAGCCGAACCGAGCAAGGGCAAGGATTCGGTGGGCGTGACGCTGACGTACCTGTCGGCGGACGGTGAAATGGGTTTCCCCGGCAACCTGAAAACCGAGGTCACCTACAGCCTCACCGAGAACAATGAGCTGCGCATCGACTACAAGGCCAGCACCGATAAACCCACGGTGCTGAACCTGACCAACCACAGCTATTTCAACCTGGCCGGCGCGGGTAACGGCGATGTGCTGAAGCAGCTGGCGACCTTGCACGCCGCCCGTTACACACCAGTCACCGGCAAACTGATCCCTACCGGCGAACTGGCCCCGGTCGCCGGCACGCCCATGGACTTCACCCAACCGACCGCCATTGGTCAACACATCAAGGCCGATCACCCGCAGTTGAAATTCGCCGAGCCGAAACAAGGCGGTTTCGACTTCAACTGGGTGCTGGATGCCAAGGGCGACGTGGGTAAACTCGCCGCCGACGTCAGCGACCCGCAATCCGGACGTCGCCTGCAGCTCTACACCACTGAACCCGGCGTGCAGTTCTACACCAGCAACTTCCTCGACGGCACGGTCAAGGGCAAGGCCGGCAAGATTTACCCGCATTGGGGTGCCTTTACTCTGGAAACCCAGCATTATCCGGACTCGCCGAACCAGCCGAACTTCCCGTCCACACGGCTGGATCCGGGCAAGACCTATGCCCAGACCACGGTGTTCAGGTTCTCCGCCCGGTAA